The proteins below come from a single Mycobacterium parmense genomic window:
- a CDS encoding acyl-CoA dehydrogenase family protein — protein MAINLELPRKLQSVVVTTHQGAAELMRPIGRKYDLAEHAYPVELDTLFSMFEGASASNDMAGADALRAEGQAGDENRNGANMAALLQTLEASWGDVAMMLSVPYQGLGNAAISAVATDEQLERLGKVWAAMAITEPGFGSDSAAVSTTARLDGDEYVINGEKIYVTAGSRATHIVVWATLDKSKGRAAIKSFVVPREHPGVTVERLERKLGIKGSDTAAIRFDNVRIPKENILGNPEIEEGKGFSGVLETFDNTRPIVAAMAIGVGRAALEEIRRILTEAGVEISYDRPSHAQSAAASEFLRMEADWEAAYLLALRAAWQADNKIPNSKEASMSKAKAGRMASDVTLKAVELAGTAGYSEQSLLEKWARDSKILDIFEGTQQIQQLVVARRLLGLSSAELK, from the coding sequence ATGGCAATCAATCTGGAACTGCCCCGCAAGCTGCAGTCGGTGGTGGTCACGACGCACCAGGGTGCCGCCGAGCTGATGCGGCCGATCGGCCGCAAGTACGACCTCGCCGAACACGCCTACCCCGTCGAGCTCGACACGCTGTTCAGCATGTTCGAGGGCGCCTCGGCCTCCAACGACATGGCGGGCGCCGACGCGCTGCGCGCCGAGGGGCAGGCCGGAGACGAGAACCGTAACGGCGCCAACATGGCCGCGCTGCTGCAGACGCTGGAGGCCAGCTGGGGCGACGTCGCGATGATGCTCTCGGTGCCCTACCAGGGACTGGGCAACGCGGCCATCTCCGCGGTCGCCACCGACGAGCAGCTCGAACGGCTCGGCAAGGTGTGGGCCGCGATGGCCATCACCGAGCCCGGCTTCGGCTCAGACTCGGCGGCGGTGTCGACGACCGCCAGGCTCGACGGCGACGAGTACGTCATCAACGGCGAAAAGATCTATGTCACAGCGGGTTCGCGCGCTACCCACATCGTCGTGTGGGCCACGCTGGACAAGTCGAAGGGCCGCGCGGCCATCAAGTCGTTCGTCGTCCCGCGCGAGCATCCCGGCGTCACCGTCGAGCGGCTCGAGCGCAAGCTCGGCATCAAGGGTTCCGACACCGCGGCGATCCGGTTCGACAACGTGCGGATCCCGAAGGAGAACATCCTCGGCAACCCCGAAATCGAAGAGGGCAAAGGCTTTTCGGGTGTGTTGGAGACCTTCGACAACACCCGGCCGATCGTGGCCGCCATGGCCATCGGTGTCGGCCGGGCCGCGCTGGAGGAGATCCGCAGGATCCTCACCGAGGCGGGGGTGGAGATCTCCTACGACCGCCCGTCGCACGCCCAGAGCGCCGCCGCCTCGGAGTTCCTGCGGATGGAGGCCGACTGGGAGGCCGCCTACCTGCTGGCGCTGCGCGCGGCCTGGCAGGCCGACAACAAGATCCCCAACTCCAAAGAGGCGTCCATGAGCAAGGCCAAGGCCGGCCGCATGGCCAGCGACGTGACGCTGAAGGCCGTCGAATTGGCCGGCACGGCAGGCTATTCCGAGCAGTCGCTGCTGGAGAAGTGGGCACGCGACTCGAAGATCCTCGACATCTTCGAGGGCACCCAGCAGATCCAGCAACTGGTGGTCGCCCGCCGCCTGCTGGGGTTGTCGTCGGCCGAGCTCAAGTAA
- a CDS encoding NADPH:quinone oxidoreductase family protein: MRAIRVTRLDGPHAVELAEVDEPTGDGVVVDVHAAGVAFPDALLTRGLYQYRPDPPFVLGAEIAGVVRSAPDGAPVGPGDRVVGLTMLSGGMAEVAVLSPDRVFKLPDNVSFEAGAGLLFNDLTVYFALTVRGRLQRGESVLVHGAAGGIGTSTLRLASVLGAARTVAVVSNQDKARIATAAGATDVVLADGFKDAVKELTGGRGVDIVVDPVGGDRFTDSLRSLAPGGRLLVVGFTGGDIPTVKVNRLLLNNIDVVGVGWGAWTGTHPGALAEQWAGLERLLASGELAPPEPAVYPLEDAAAAVASLENRTAEGKVVLRVRD, translated from the coding sequence ATGCGCGCTATACGGGTGACCCGGCTTGACGGTCCGCATGCGGTCGAGTTGGCCGAGGTCGACGAACCCACCGGCGACGGCGTGGTGGTCGACGTGCACGCGGCAGGTGTGGCTTTTCCGGACGCTTTGCTCACCCGCGGCCTGTACCAGTACCGTCCGGATCCGCCGTTCGTGCTCGGGGCCGAGATCGCCGGCGTGGTCAGGTCGGCACCCGACGGCGCGCCGGTCGGCCCCGGTGACCGGGTGGTGGGCCTCACCATGCTCAGCGGCGGGATGGCCGAGGTTGCGGTGCTCTCCCCCGACCGCGTGTTCAAGCTGCCCGACAACGTCAGCTTCGAGGCCGGCGCCGGCCTGCTGTTCAACGACCTGACGGTGTACTTCGCGTTGACCGTCCGCGGGCGGTTGCAGCGCGGCGAGTCGGTGCTGGTGCACGGCGCGGCGGGCGGTATCGGGACGTCGACCCTGCGACTCGCGTCGGTGCTCGGGGCGGCGCGCACCGTCGCCGTGGTCAGCAACCAGGACAAGGCCCGGATCGCCACCGCGGCCGGCGCCACCGACGTGGTGCTGGCCGACGGTTTCAAGGATGCGGTGAAGGAGCTGACGGGCGGACGCGGCGTCGACATCGTCGTCGACCCGGTCGGCGGCGACCGGTTCACCGACTCCCTGCGCTCCCTGGCACCCGGCGGACGGCTGTTGGTCGTCGGCTTCACCGGCGGCGACATCCCCACGGTGAAGGTGAACCGGCTGCTGCTGAACAACATCGACGTCGTCGGCGTGGGGTGGGGCGCGTGGACGGGGACCCACCCGGGTGCGCTGGCCGAGCAGTGGGCCGGGCTCGAGCGGCTGCTGGCCTCCGGCGAGCTCGCACCCCCCGAGCCCGCGGTCTACCCGCTCGAGGACGCCGCCGCGGCGGTCGCGTCGCTGGAGAACCGCACCGCCGAGGGCAAGGTCGTTCTGCGCGTCCGCGATTGA
- a CDS encoding homogentisate 1,2-dioxygenase, with translation MESFVQLRKGKTPRRLHADLDGLKDDELGRGGFTGRTANLYRRHDPTAYRADGPLRPVDVLAGELKPADAADSRGEPLPLFDNDDCRIMLSRRRDPMPFWVRHIDGDLLCFVHRGSGLAETEFGPLRYREGDWVYIPKACTWRQLPDSETTMLMIETTDELRVPAPGALGRHFPFDPAQATIPEPAPADDDGRDGYEVRLVHRGGPTTLVYEHNPIDVEGWRGDNFAFTFNIADYNVVTSDSVHLPPTVHLFMQATGVYVMNFLPRPAEGVPGTERTPWYHRNVDYDEIAFFHGGSLYGIPMPPGLISHAPQGVHHGAPEKARERARRKFDEFTRVDWQVIAVDTRRRLTPSAEVLAHDLGQH, from the coding sequence GTGGAATCCTTCGTCCAGCTGCGTAAGGGCAAGACCCCGCGTCGCCTGCACGCCGACCTCGACGGGCTCAAGGACGACGAGCTGGGCCGGGGCGGTTTCACCGGCCGGACCGCCAACCTCTACCGCCGCCACGACCCCACCGCCTACCGGGCCGACGGGCCGCTGCGGCCCGTCGACGTGCTGGCGGGCGAGCTGAAACCGGCCGACGCCGCCGACTCCCGCGGCGAACCGCTGCCGCTGTTCGACAACGACGACTGCCGGATCATGCTGAGCCGCCGCCGAGATCCGATGCCGTTCTGGGTCCGCCACATCGACGGGGACCTGCTGTGCTTCGTGCATCGGGGCAGCGGCCTGGCCGAGACCGAGTTCGGGCCGCTGCGTTACCGCGAGGGCGACTGGGTGTACATCCCGAAAGCGTGCACCTGGCGTCAGCTTCCCGACAGCGAGACCACGATGCTGATGATCGAGACCACCGACGAGCTGCGGGTCCCCGCGCCGGGCGCCCTGGGCCGGCACTTCCCGTTCGACCCCGCGCAGGCCACCATCCCCGAGCCGGCCCCGGCCGACGACGACGGACGCGACGGCTACGAGGTTCGGCTTGTCCATAGAGGCGGGCCGACAACGCTTGTCTACGAACACAATCCGATCGACGTCGAGGGCTGGCGAGGCGACAATTTCGCGTTCACGTTCAACATCGCCGACTACAACGTCGTCACCTCCGACAGCGTCCACCTGCCGCCGACCGTGCACCTGTTCATGCAGGCGACCGGCGTCTACGTGATGAACTTCCTGCCCCGGCCCGCCGAGGGCGTGCCCGGCACCGAGCGCACGCCCTGGTATCACCGCAACGTCGACTACGACGAGATCGCCTTCTTCCACGGCGGCTCGCTGTACGGCATCCCGATGCCGCCCGGGCTCATTTCGCATGCGCCGCAGGGGGTTCACCACGGTGCGCCCGAGAAGGCGCGGGAACGGGCGCGTCGCAAGTTCGACGAATTCACCCGCGTCGACTGGCAGGTGATCGCCGTCGACACCCGGCGGCGGCTGACCCCGTCGGCCGAGGTGCTGGCCCACGACCTGGGACAACACTGA
- a CDS encoding alpha/beta hydrolase: MKHEYQRIPYLVAFSNHTNVRDVYGGLAEITVLESYLLKPKDKPSDTVLVFMHPIGGGAYLPMINALARAGHHVIYCNSRFRGTDSALLMEKVVEDLGECIKDAKKRLGYTRVVLAGWSGGGSLSVLYQQQAQHATITSSPSGDGPDLTALELPAADGIMLLAAHISRHGTLTEWIDASILDESDPTKRDPELDLYNPDNPNQPPYSQQFLARYRQAQIDRNRRITAWVKDKLAQLRATGRADEEFGFVVHGTMADPRWLDPTVDPNERTPGTCYLGDPRLVNMSPVGLARFSTLRGWLSQWSYDDARGDGVLCGPDIDVPALVIGNLADDACTPSHTRRLFHAIGHQDKEMHEIPGATHYYAGPEQRDKLRAAVGIITDWLVRHDFARP; the protein is encoded by the coding sequence GTGAAACACGAATACCAACGCATCCCCTACCTCGTCGCATTCTCGAACCACACGAACGTGCGCGACGTGTACGGCGGCCTGGCCGAGATCACGGTGCTGGAGAGCTATCTGCTCAAGCCGAAGGACAAGCCGTCGGACACCGTGCTGGTGTTCATGCACCCGATCGGCGGCGGCGCCTACCTGCCGATGATCAATGCGCTGGCCCGCGCGGGCCACCACGTCATCTACTGCAACAGCCGATTTCGGGGCACGGACTCCGCGCTGCTGATGGAGAAGGTGGTCGAGGACCTCGGCGAGTGCATCAAGGACGCCAAGAAACGGCTGGGCTACACCCGGGTGGTGCTGGCCGGGTGGAGTGGCGGGGGCTCACTCTCGGTGCTCTACCAGCAGCAGGCCCAGCACGCGACCATCACCTCCAGCCCGTCCGGCGACGGCCCGGACCTGACCGCCCTCGAACTGCCCGCCGCCGACGGCATCATGCTGCTGGCCGCGCACATCAGTCGGCACGGCACGCTGACGGAATGGATCGACGCGTCCATCCTCGACGAGTCCGATCCGACCAAACGCGACCCCGAGCTGGATCTGTACAACCCCGACAACCCCAACCAGCCGCCCTACAGCCAACAGTTCCTCGCCCGGTACCGGCAGGCCCAGATCGACCGGAACCGCCGCATCACCGCGTGGGTGAAGGACAAGCTCGCACAGCTGCGGGCCACGGGCCGCGCCGACGAGGAGTTCGGATTCGTGGTGCACGGCACCATGGCCGACCCGCGCTGGCTGGACCCGACCGTCGATCCCAACGAACGCACGCCGGGGACGTGCTATCTGGGGGATCCTCGGCTGGTGAACATGAGCCCGGTCGGGCTGGCCCGCTTCTCGACGTTGCGCGGCTGGCTGTCTCAGTGGAGCTACGACGACGCCCGCGGCGACGGGGTGCTCTGCGGGCCGGACATCGACGTGCCGGCGCTGGTGATCGGTAATCTTGCCGACGACGCCTGCACGCCGAGCCACACCCGGCGGCTCTTCCACGCGATCGGGCACCAGGACAAGGAGATGCACGAAATCCCCGGAGCCACACACTATTACGCGGGACCCGAACAGCGCGACAAGCTGCGCGCCGCCGTCGGCATCATCACCGACTGGCTCGTGCGCCACGACTTCGCGAGGCCGTGA
- a CDS encoding CaiB/BaiF CoA transferase family protein, which yields MAVTGPLDGIRVLELGTLIAGPFAGRLLGDMGADVIKVEPPGAPDPLRTWGQAEVDGHHVFWTVHARNKRAVTLDLRRPRGRELFCQLVEVSDIVVENFRPGTLEKWDLGYDALSERNPRIILVRVSGYGQSGPDSHKAGYASVAEAASGLRHLNGFPGGPPPRLALSLGDSLAGMFGAQGALAALYRRTVTGRGQVVDVALTESCLAIQESTIPDYDVGGVVRGPSGTRLEGIAPSNIYRTADGSWVVIAANQDTVFTRLCTAMGRPELAADDRFATHVARGRNQDELDKIIGDWAARRQPGEITETLGAAGVITGPINTVAEVVADPQLRARGMLVEHYDEQLRRNVLGPGVVPVLSESPGGVRNAGPACPGQHNDDVYRGLLGKTADELDELRGLGVL from the coding sequence ATGGCCGTGACGGGGCCACTGGACGGCATCCGGGTGCTCGAGCTGGGCACCCTGATCGCCGGCCCCTTCGCCGGCCGGCTGCTGGGCGACATGGGCGCCGACGTCATCAAGGTGGAGCCCCCCGGCGCCCCGGATCCGCTGCGCACCTGGGGGCAGGCCGAGGTCGACGGGCACCACGTCTTCTGGACGGTGCACGCGCGCAACAAACGCGCAGTCACGCTGGACCTGCGTCGCCCGCGCGGGCGAGAGCTGTTCTGTCAGCTCGTCGAGGTGTCCGACATCGTGGTGGAGAACTTCCGGCCCGGCACCCTGGAGAAATGGGACCTGGGCTACGACGCGCTCAGCGAACGCAACCCGCGGATCATCCTGGTCCGGGTATCGGGCTACGGGCAGAGCGGTCCCGACTCGCACAAGGCGGGCTACGCCTCGGTGGCCGAGGCGGCCAGCGGGCTGCGACACCTCAACGGTTTCCCCGGCGGGCCGCCGCCCAGGCTGGCGCTGTCGCTGGGCGACAGCCTGGCCGGCATGTTCGGTGCGCAGGGCGCGCTGGCCGCCCTGTACCGCCGCACCGTCACCGGGCGCGGCCAGGTGGTCGACGTCGCCCTGACCGAATCCTGTTTGGCCATCCAGGAATCCACCATCCCCGACTACGACGTCGGCGGCGTGGTGCGCGGACCGTCGGGCACCCGGCTCGAGGGCATCGCGCCGTCGAACATCTACCGCACCGCCGACGGCTCCTGGGTGGTGATCGCCGCCAACCAGGACACCGTGTTCACCCGGCTGTGCACGGCGATGGGCCGCCCGGAGCTGGCCGCCGACGACCGGTTCGCCACCCACGTCGCCCGCGGCCGCAACCAGGACGAGCTCGACAAGATCATCGGCGACTGGGCGGCCCGGCGCCAACCCGGCGAGATCACCGAAACACTGGGCGCCGCGGGCGTCATCACCGGCCCGATCAACACCGTCGCCGAGGTGGTCGCCGACCCGCAACTGCGGGCGCGCGGCATGTTGGTCGAGCACTACGACGAGCAGCTCCGGCGCAACGTGCTGGGCCCCGGTGTGGTGCCGGTGCTGTCGGAATCGCCCGGGGGGGTCCGCAACGCGGGCCCGGCGTGCCCCGGGCAACACAACGACGACGTCTACAGGGGGCTGCTCGGCAAGACCGCCGACGAGCTCGATGAGCTGCGGGGCCTGGGGGTCCTGTGA
- a CDS encoding hydroxymethylglutaryl-CoA lyase, producing MNPSADFPKRVDIREVALRDGLQIEAPIPLAAKLELLAAVAATGVREVEATAFVSPSKVPSMADAAEVAANLHAYPDIEFSALVAGPGGARRAVAAGLGSIEYVVAADDTFSRANVGRTSAEATEAIAEIVAIARDAGVTVEVIVATAWDSPFEGPTPPQRVLDVAAVARDRGVDRFCVADTIGTATPRRVSSLIASLRPVLGDMPLGAHFHNTRGAGLACAYAAVECGVTRLDASAGGLGGCPFAPGATGNIATEDLVYLLRDCGVDVGVDLNAAIAAAGVARSVVGHDLPSALLRAGDRIRN from the coding sequence GTGAACCCGTCCGCCGACTTTCCCAAGCGGGTGGACATCCGCGAGGTGGCGCTGCGCGACGGCCTGCAGATCGAGGCGCCGATCCCGTTGGCGGCCAAGCTCGAGCTGCTGGCCGCGGTGGCCGCCACCGGCGTGCGCGAGGTGGAGGCCACGGCGTTCGTCTCGCCGTCGAAGGTCCCGTCCATGGCCGATGCCGCCGAGGTCGCCGCGAACCTGCACGCCTACCCCGACATCGAGTTCTCCGCGCTGGTGGCCGGCCCGGGCGGCGCCAGGCGTGCCGTCGCCGCCGGGCTGGGCTCGATCGAGTACGTGGTGGCGGCCGACGACACCTTCAGCAGGGCCAACGTCGGGCGCACCAGCGCCGAGGCCACCGAGGCGATCGCCGAGATCGTGGCCATCGCGCGCGACGCCGGCGTCACCGTGGAGGTCATCGTCGCCACCGCCTGGGATTCCCCGTTCGAGGGCCCGACGCCGCCGCAACGAGTGCTCGACGTCGCCGCCGTGGCCCGTGACCGGGGCGTGGACCGCTTCTGCGTCGCAGACACCATCGGCACGGCGACCCCGCGCAGGGTGAGTTCGCTGATCGCTTCGCTGCGCCCGGTGCTCGGGGACATGCCGCTGGGTGCGCATTTTCACAACACCCGGGGCGCGGGGCTGGCCTGCGCCTATGCGGCGGTCGAGTGCGGGGTCACCCGGCTGGACGCCTCGGCCGGCGGGCTGGGCGGCTGCCCGTTCGCCCCGGGTGCCACCGGCAACATCGCGACCGAGGATCTGGTCTACCTGCTGCGCGACTGCGGCGTCGACGTCGGCGTCGACCTGAACGCCGCCATCGCGGCCGCCGGGGTCGCGCGATCGGTCGTCGGCCACGACCTGCCGAGCGCGTTGTTGCGCGCGGGCGACCGGATCCGGAACTGA
- a CDS encoding TetR/AcrR family transcriptional regulator, protein MPAGALTAKGRQTRQAIEQAARKLFAERGFHGTTLADITSAAGKSPAVFYRYFADKEDLLAALAESFLHGVVEPSGLSLALPESPDDDAFFTSVVTGYWNMFKQNIGIMIAVAQLAATQQRFAAVQNEFRRFGMDIVSASVRRAQQQGHGTELDPQHTAAAIALLFENFTTVFAGPSGPQGLGLGLKISDRDAVATLSAVWKKTLYGS, encoded by the coding sequence ATGCCGGCCGGGGCGCTGACCGCCAAAGGCCGCCAGACCAGGCAGGCCATCGAGCAGGCTGCGCGTAAGCTGTTCGCCGAGCGAGGTTTTCACGGCACGACGCTGGCCGACATCACCTCGGCGGCCGGAAAGTCACCCGCGGTGTTCTATCGGTACTTCGCCGACAAGGAAGACCTGCTGGCCGCGCTGGCCGAGTCTTTCCTGCACGGCGTGGTGGAGCCGTCCGGGCTGAGCCTCGCACTGCCCGAGTCGCCGGACGACGACGCCTTCTTCACCTCGGTGGTCACCGGCTACTGGAACATGTTCAAGCAGAACATCGGCATCATGATCGCGGTGGCGCAGCTGGCCGCGACGCAGCAGCGCTTCGCGGCCGTGCAGAACGAGTTTCGCCGCTTCGGCATGGACATCGTGTCCGCCTCGGTCCGCCGCGCGCAGCAGCAGGGTCACGGCACGGAGCTCGACCCGCAACACACGGCGGCGGCCATCGCGCTGTTGTTCGAGAACTTCACCACGGTGTTCGCAGGGCCTTCGGGCCCGCAGGGCCTGGGCCTGGGCCTGAAGATCAGCGACCGGGACGCCGTCGCGACCCTGTCGGCGGTCTGGAAGAAGACACTCTACGGTAGCTGA
- a CDS encoding acyl-CoA dehydrogenase family protein, whose product MDFTLPEHLPGVLAEMDEFIEAEIRPLEREHSQYFDKRREYARTDWDNDGIPTREWEDLLAEMRRRADKAGWLRYGLPASLGGRDGSNVDMAVIREHLAHKGLGLHNDLQNESSIVGNFPQVIMMERFGTDEQRRVWSEALITGERSMAFGLTEPAHGSDATWLETTAKQDGDGWVINGSKRFNTGVHRATHDLVFARTSGEAGQARGITAFLVPTDTPGFTIPYYWWTFNMPTDHGEVALTDVRVPTDAVLGEVDRGLEVAQTFLHENRIRQAASSLGAAQYCIDRAAAYAGERTVFGKPLAMNQAVQWPLAELQTEAQMVRLLVAYAAWHLDRDHHMEVSDKVSMANYRANRLVCDAADRAMQIFGGLGYSRHEPFEHIYRHHRRYRITEGAEEIQIRRVAQRLFAFGKK is encoded by the coding sequence GTGGATTTCACTCTGCCAGAACATCTTCCGGGTGTACTCGCCGAGATGGACGAATTCATCGAAGCCGAGATCAGGCCGCTGGAACGCGAGCACAGCCAGTATTTCGACAAGCGTCGCGAATACGCCCGCACCGACTGGGACAACGACGGCATCCCGACGCGCGAGTGGGAGGACCTGCTCGCAGAGATGCGCAGGCGCGCCGACAAGGCGGGCTGGCTGCGCTACGGGCTGCCCGCATCGCTGGGCGGGCGCGACGGCAGCAACGTCGACATGGCCGTCATCCGGGAACACTTGGCACACAAGGGGCTTGGCCTGCACAATGACCTGCAGAACGAGTCGTCGATCGTCGGGAACTTTCCGCAGGTGATCATGATGGAGCGGTTCGGCACCGACGAGCAACGCCGGGTCTGGTCGGAGGCGCTGATCACCGGGGAACGTTCCATGGCGTTCGGCCTGACCGAGCCGGCGCACGGCTCCGACGCGACGTGGCTGGAGACGACGGCCAAACAAGACGGGGACGGCTGGGTGATCAACGGCTCCAAGCGATTCAACACCGGGGTCCACCGCGCGACCCACGACCTCGTCTTCGCCCGCACCTCCGGCGAGGCGGGGCAGGCCCGCGGCATCACCGCGTTCCTGGTGCCGACGGACACGCCCGGTTTCACGATCCCCTACTACTGGTGGACCTTCAACATGCCCACCGACCACGGCGAGGTCGCGCTCACCGACGTTCGGGTGCCCACCGACGCGGTGCTCGGCGAGGTGGACCGCGGACTGGAGGTGGCGCAGACGTTCCTGCACGAGAACAGGATCCGGCAAGCGGCCAGCAGCCTGGGCGCCGCCCAATACTGCATCGACCGCGCCGCCGCCTACGCCGGGGAGCGCACCGTGTTCGGCAAGCCGCTGGCGATGAACCAGGCCGTGCAATGGCCGCTGGCAGAGCTGCAGACCGAGGCCCAGATGGTGCGGCTGCTCGTGGCCTATGCGGCCTGGCACCTGGACCGAGATCACCACATGGAGGTCTCGGACAAGGTGTCGATGGCCAACTACCGCGCCAACCGCCTGGTCTGCGACGCCGCCGACCGCGCCATGCAGATCTTCGGCGGCCTCGGCTACAGCCGCCACGAACCGTTCGAGCACATCTACCGCCACCACCGCCGTTACCGGATCACCGAGGGCGCCGAGGAGATCCAGATCCGCCGGGTGGCCCAGCGGCTGTTCGCGTTCGGCAAGAAGTGA
- a CDS encoding phosphotransferase family protein gives MTTSVEELTTRLAAALAPVLDADVRIENLRALTGGASRTTWAFDAVTRQRRSALILRIGPPDDVHAGMELEGRAQVAAAAAGAPVPRLLVATDSPAALGNPFLICAEVKGETIVRRIARQLDAAGGHAARTSLLRQCAQALAAIHRADAGIAGLTHADQLGEWRERLDAMNDTTATFEWAFRWLEANRARQSPPSAPVLVHGDYRMGNLIVDGSALAAVLDWELVHLGEAYEDLAWFCIRAWRFGAPASLGAGGLGSVENFLRAYEEARPTTLDRAAFHWWLVLATLRWGVICRYQAERHLSGQSRSVELATIGRRVCETEWDLLDLLEGAHP, from the coding sequence GTGACCACCTCCGTCGAGGAGCTGACCACCCGCCTCGCCGCCGCGCTGGCGCCGGTGCTGGACGCCGACGTGCGCATCGAGAACCTGCGCGCGCTGACCGGCGGCGCGAGCCGCACCACGTGGGCCTTCGACGCGGTCACCCGACAACGGCGAAGCGCGCTGATCCTGCGGATCGGCCCACCCGACGACGTGCACGCCGGCATGGAACTCGAGGGCCGCGCGCAGGTGGCCGCCGCGGCCGCCGGGGCGCCGGTGCCCCGACTGCTCGTCGCGACCGATTCGCCCGCCGCGCTGGGCAATCCGTTCCTGATCTGCGCGGAGGTCAAGGGCGAGACCATCGTCCGGCGCATCGCGCGTCAGCTCGACGCCGCCGGCGGGCACGCGGCCCGGACCAGCCTGCTGCGGCAGTGCGCCCAGGCGCTGGCCGCCATCCACCGCGCCGACGCCGGCATCGCGGGCCTGACCCACGCGGACCAGCTCGGCGAATGGCGTGAGCGCCTCGACGCCATGAACGACACCACCGCCACGTTCGAATGGGCCTTTCGCTGGCTCGAGGCCAACCGGGCCCGGCAATCCCCGCCGTCGGCCCCGGTGCTGGTGCACGGCGACTACCGGATGGGCAACCTGATCGTCGACGGATCCGCCCTGGCCGCCGTACTGGACTGGGAGCTGGTCCATCTCGGTGAGGCGTACGAGGACCTGGCCTGGTTCTGCATCCGCGCCTGGCGGTTCGGCGCCCCGGCCAGCCTGGGGGCCGGCGGCCTCGGCAGCGTCGAGAACTTCCTGCGGGCCTACGAGGAGGCTCGCCCGACGACGCTGGACCGGGCGGCGTTTCACTGGTGGCTGGTGCTGGCGACGCTGCGCTGGGGTGTCATCTGCCGCTACCAGGCGGAGCGGCACCTGAGCGGCCAGTCCCGCTCGGTGGAGTTGGCGACCATCGGCCGCCGCGTCTGCGAGACCGAGTGGGACCTGCTCGACCTGCTGGAAGGGGCCCACCCGTGA
- a CDS encoding DUF6285 domain-containing protein, with the protein MISAYGRPLAAELVAAVAEFLETDVRAATEGQVNFHARVAANALRIVERELLDESEEESRAALAGLGVADEEQLAAAIRAGDMDGRAAEVTACLRALVRRRLAVAHPGYDTPDYRTE; encoded by the coding sequence GTGATCAGCGCCTACGGCCGCCCGCTGGCGGCCGAACTGGTGGCCGCGGTGGCCGAGTTCCTGGAAACCGACGTCCGCGCGGCCACCGAGGGACAGGTCAACTTCCACGCCCGGGTGGCCGCCAACGCGTTGCGCATCGTGGAGCGCGAACTGCTCGACGAGAGCGAGGAGGAGTCGCGCGCCGCGCTGGCCGGCCTCGGCGTGGCCGACGAGGAGCAACTCGCCGCGGCGATCCGGGCCGGCGACATGGACGGACGCGCCGCCGAGGTCACCGCGTGCCTGCGCGCCCTGGTGCGACGCCGGCTCGCGGTCGCCCACCCCGGATACGACACGCCGGATTACCGGACGGAATAG
- a CDS encoding YceI family protein, which translates to MTTLETLLNDPDLAGVWNLDRDRSAVTFKISNMWGLLRVKGRFTDFSGDGQLTGAGAVFGRLDIRAASLDTGIGRRDKHLRSEDFFDVEKYPEISVVVTAVEPTKGRAAHLRANFTIKGVSAPVPLPVTITELDDGSIRFSGATEIVRSRFDMGWNKLGMMGAAATAAAEAVFVRAPQ; encoded by the coding sequence ATGACGACTCTGGAAACTCTGCTGAACGATCCCGACCTGGCGGGCGTGTGGAACCTCGACCGGGACCGCTCGGCCGTCACCTTCAAGATCAGCAACATGTGGGGGCTGCTGAGGGTCAAGGGCCGCTTCACCGATTTCAGCGGCGACGGTCAATTGACCGGCGCCGGAGCGGTCTTCGGCCGCCTCGACATCCGTGCGGCGTCGCTGGACACCGGCATCGGCCGCCGCGACAAACACCTGCGGTCCGAGGACTTCTTCGACGTGGAGAAGTATCCCGAGATCAGCGTCGTCGTCACCGCGGTCGAACCCACCAAGGGCAGGGCCGCCCACCTGCGGGCCAACTTCACGATCAAAGGCGTCAGCGCGCCGGTGCCGCTGCCCGTCACGATCACCGAGCTCGACGACGGCTCGATCCGGTTCTCCGGTGCGACCGAGATCGTTCGGTCCCGGTTCGACATGGGCTGGAACAAGCTCGGGATGATGGGCGCGGCGGCGACGGCGGCGGCCGAAGCCGTCTTCGTGCGGGCACCCCAGTAA